A single Vigna radiata var. radiata cultivar VC1973A chromosome 8, Vradiata_ver6, whole genome shotgun sequence DNA region contains:
- the LOC106771097 gene encoding GDSL esterase/lipase CPRD49, which yields MVGPARPLFVLFGSSIVQLSYSQQGWGAILAHLYARKADVILRGYSGWNSRRAVQVLDEIFPKNATEQPSLVIVYFGGNDSLLPHPSGRGQHVPLQEYIENMRKIGSHLKSLSKKTRIIFLTAPPVNEAHLTGNSVLPGQKLRTNESCRIYSEACLELCREMNINAINLWSLLQNRDDWRHVYFTEDGIHLSAEGSHVVVKEILKVIKEAEWEPSLQWRSMPTEYGEDSPYDPIGPDGNNVNVSNYTFLETMQWE from the exons ATGGTTGGACCAGCAAGACCCTTGTTCGTACTCTTTGGTTCTTCCATTGTTCAGCTCAGCTATTCCCAGCAAGGTTGGGGCGCTATTCTTGCTCATTTGTATGCTCGTAAG GCGGATGTAATTCTGCGAGGATACTCTGGCTGGAACTCAAGGCGTGCTGTGCAAGTTCTGGATGAAATTTTCCCAAAG AATGCCACCGAGCAACCATCATTGGTTATTGTTTACTTTGGTGGTAATGattctcttcttcctcatccAAGTGGCCGTGGTCAACATGTACCTCTCCAAGAATACATAGAAAATATGAGAAAGATAGGTAGCCATCTGAAG AGCCTTTCGAAGAAGACTCGCATCATATTTCTCACTGCACCTCCGGTCAATGAGGCACACCTTACTGGAAACAG TGTGCTACCGGGGCAGAAATTAAGGACAAACGAATCTTGTAGAATATACTCAGAAGCATGTTTGGAGCTGTGCCGTGAGATGAATATCAATGCCATTAATCTGTGGTCTTTACTCCAGAACAGGGATGACTGGAGACATGTTTACTTCAC GGAGGATGGAATTCATCTTTCTGCTGAGGGGAGCCATGTGGTTGTAAAAGAGATATTGAAGGTGATCAAAGAAGCAGAATGGGAACCAAGCCTGCAATGGAGGTCAATGCCAACTGAATATGGAGAAGATTCACCTTATGATCCAATTGGCCCTGATGGAAACAATGTGAATGTCTCCAACTATACCTTCCTTGAAACTATGCAATGGGAATAG
- the LOC106769996 gene encoding 23.6 kDa heat shock protein, mitochondrial-like: MVSSLIAKRFFSSSLLSKSIIHPTASSSRSFNTNAMRNYDDQNDDVERRSEFSSPRIACRDDIFLDVLDPFFPTRSLSRVLNMMDQFMDNSFLSTPRGIGAGAGVRRGWNMRETEDALLLRVDMPGLGQEEEICVYLYQRSSHFTNWVSIWEFIDVGYRNLGAKRTCFFVGFLTGRGHGVTLWPRE, encoded by the coding sequence ATGGTGTCCTCTCTCATTGCAAAGCGTTtcttctcctcttctctcctctCCAAGTCTATCATTCATCCTACCGCTTCATCCTCTCGCTCTTTCAACACCAACGCCATGCGCAACTACGACGACCAGAACGACGATGTTGAACGTCGCTCAGAATTCTCTTCCCCTCGTATCGCGTGTCGTGACGATATCTTCTTAGACGTGCTGGATCCATTTTTCCCTACTCGGAGTTTGAGCCGGGTTCTTAACATGATGGATCAGTTCATGGACAATTCGTTCCTCTCGACGCCTCGTGGTATCGGAGCTGGAGCCGGAGTTCGTCGTGGATGGAACATGAGAGAGACAGAAGATGCTCTGCTTCTCCGCGTGGACATGCCTGGACTTGGCCAAGAAGAAGAGATTTGTGTATATCTCTATCAAAGATCAAGTCATTTCACAAATTGGGTATCAATTTGGGAATTTATTGATGTTGGTTATAGGAATTTGGGTGCCAAGAGGACATGCTTTTTTGTGGGATTTTTGACGGGCAGGGGTCATGGGGTCACTTTGTGGCCAAGAGAGTAA